In Pochonia chlamydosporia 170 chromosome Unknown PCv3seq00008, whole genome shotgun sequence, the following proteins share a genomic window:
- a CDS encoding WD domain, g-beta repeat domain-containing protein has translation MSRMLGGRQAEELHKSIIAHLVANGKTNTAATLRAELGLGEDVFNTAAAKKYESLLEKKWIGVMRLQKKIMELEMQHTALQSDLEAAREENSRPSRDPISWLPDSPPRHSLQSHTGAVNCIAFHPTFSSIASGSDDCTIKVWDWEFGELERTIKGHTQAVRDVDFGRPKGGVLLASCSSDLAIKLWDPSNNYKNIRTMQGHDHAISSIRFIPCGVGNGFANLLASTSGDRTLRVWNVDTGHCIKTLRGHADWVRSVCPSVNGQFLLSASNDKTACLWDISVPQTENMLTLVGHNQGINCCALAPETSYPYLAKMANIKTIPAASSPAEFIATASRDRSIKLWDRHGTCLKTLMGHDNWISNITFHPGGKFLLSVADDKTLRCWDLAQGGQCVKVLEGLHTQFITCLRWAPGATRDDVGLNGDGKRVANEGIASSKAQVRCVVATGSMDMTVKIFTE, from the exons ATGAGCCGCATGCTGGGTGGCCGGCAAGCCGAAGAGTT GCACAAGTCGATCATAGCACACCTTGTGGCCAACGGCAAAACGAACACTGCCGCAACCCTTCGCGCGGAGCTTGGCCTCGGAGAAGATGTATTCAATACGGCTGCAGCCAAGAAGTACGAgagcttgctggagaagaaatGGATTGGGGTGATGAGGCTTCAGAAAAAG ATAATGGAACTGGAGATGCAGCACACGGCTTTACAATCTGATCTAGAGGCTGCTAGAGAAGAAAATTCCAGGCCAAGCAGAGACCCTATCTCTTGGTTGCCGGACTCACCGCCACGGCATTCCCTACAGTCTCACACCGGGGCTGTCAATTGCATCGCCTTTCACCCTACATTCTCCTCAATTGCTTCAGGATCAGATGATTGCACCATCAAAGTATGGGACTGGGAATTTGGAGAGCTGGAAAGGACAATCAAAGGACATACGCAGGCAGTCAGGGACGTAGACTTCGGCAGGCCAAAGGGCGGCGTCCTTCTCGCTTCTTGTAGCTCCGACCTTGCTATCAAGTTGTGGGATCCTTCCAACAATTACAAGAACATCCGGACCATGCAGGGTCACGATCACGCCATTAGCTCCATACGATTTATACCCTGTGGCGTGGGCAACGGATTTGCGAACCTTCTTGCCAGCACAAGCGGTGATCGAACCCTAAGAGTATGGAATGTCGACACGGGGCATTGTATCAAGACACTACGAGGTCATGCCGACTGGGTACGCTCAGTTTGCCCGTCTGTCAATGGACAATTCCTGTTGTCAGCGAGCAATGACAAAACCGCCTGCTTGTGGGATATCTCTGTGCCACAAACTGAGAACATGCTCACATTAGTGGGCCATAATCAAGGCATTAATTGCTGTGCCTTGGCACCCGAAACATCGTATCCATACTTGGCAAAAATGGCGAATATTAAGACCATACCTGCGGCTAGCAGCCCTGCCGAGTTCATAGCCACTGCATCGCGAGATAGGAGCATTAAGCTGTGGGATAGGCATGGGACATGTCTGAAGACCCTCATGGGTCACGACAACTGGATAAGCAACATTACGTTTCACCCCGGTGGCAAGTTTCTGTTATCAGTGGCGGACGACAAGACCTTGCGTTGTTGGGACTTGGCGCAAGGTGGACAATGTGTCAAAGTTTTGGAGGGCTTACACACGCAGTTCATCACATGTCTTCGATGGGCGCCAGGGGCTACTAgggatgatgttggtctGAATGGCGATGGAAAACGTGTTGCGAATGAGGGGATTGCATCTTCCAAAGCACAAGTGCGTTGCGTCGTTGCTACTGGGAGCATGGATATGACGGTGAAGATATTTACG
- a CDS encoding glycosyl hydrolase (similar to Neosartorya fischeri NRRL 181 XP_001267603.1) — MCYGKQAIIGLACVVAAQALAVAPPLVSTAGQTAAIPKWDLQSSSKTSNCNPPTLSKPGADTSSWYHAPVSRCTLMGCLLEAGVYKDSELWFSNTLENFDKSQFGVNWCYRQEFSLVPATGQHFFLKTHGISSKADLYLNGQLVADKSKQAGSYAGYTYDITKFVAANNALLIRTYPTDYNVDLAVGFVDWNPYPPDSGSGVWRDVEIKQTGSVALGDLRIAYDLAQPLGSSATVTLKATAQNLESSSVTVSLAGVVDGDSQQTASKSFTLAPLATQELSVSVKLDSVKLWWPKQWGDQPLYAAQLTASVGGKVSDVTAKKNFGLRQVSSKVNSNSDTIFTVNGKPFQVSGGGYSPDMFLRWDAAYFENVAKYVLDMGMNTIRLEGKMEQPELYDIADRLGVFIMAGWECCDKWEAWSYNDEGSSKAVWVDSDYVIGNASMLHEALMIQSHPSALAFLVGSDFWPDDKATALYLNSLKAADWNAAIISSASKRGYPKALGPSGMKMDGPYDWVPPNYWFDTTGSEDRLGSSFGFGSELGSGVGTPELGSLKKFLSKADMDDLWKSPSKGLWHMSSSNGQFHNRKLYNAALYARFGSPTSLDDYLMKAQMMDYEATRSQYEGYSAMWNAQRPATGLIYWMLNNVWPGLHWNQFDYYLHPAGSYFGTKVGSRIEHAAFDPVKSAVWLINHSLKAQGARTVAVDIVGLDGKVVSSSKMSATTTPNTSKNIGTITAIKSPKAIQLLRLVLSDDQGKVLSRNVYWVGTSIDTLNWGGSDWYYTPVSKYADFKPLNTMAKATVSGSPAKSGNGWKVTLENKSSVPAVFIRLNLVDAAGADVVPVNWSDNYITLWPNEKITLDTSGSGAAAVEISGKNVVSSKVALA; from the coding sequence ATGTGTTACGGCAAGCAAGCCATCATCGGCTTGGCTTGTGTTGTTGCAGCGCAAGCCCTAGCCGTTGCGCCGCCACTGGTATCTACAGCTGGACAAACTGCTGCCATACCAAAATGGGATCTTCAGTCCTCATCAAAGACATCTAACTGCAATCCTCCAACATTGTCGAAGCCTGGTGCTGATACCTCCTCGTGGTATCACGCCCCGGTCTCACGATGCACCTTAATGGGATGCCTGCTGGAGGCCGGTGTGTATAAGGACAGCGAGCTCTGGTTCTCTAACACACTTGAGAATTTTGACAAGTCGCAGTTTGGCGTGAACTGGTGCTACCGCCAAGAATTCTCGCTTGTTCCGGCCACCGGACAGcacttcttcctcaagaCACATGGCATTTCTTCAAAAGCCGACCTATACCTGAACGGCCAACTGGTCGCTGATAAGTCGAAGCAAGCCGGGTCTTACGCCGGATACACCTACGACATTACAAAATTTGTTGCCGCTAACAACGCGTTGCTTATCCGCACATACCCAACAGACTACAACGTTGACCTTGCTGTTGGCTTCGTTGACTGGAATCCTTACCCTCCGGACAGTGGCTCGGGAGTTTGGCGTGATGTCGAGATCAAACAGACAGGCTCTGTGGCCCTAGGAGACTTGCGCATCGCCTATGACCTTGCACAGCCCCTGGGGAGCAGCGCGACCGTCACGTTGAAGGCAACGGCCCAGAACCTGGAGTCCTCCAGCGTCACCGTGAGCTTGGCAGGCGTTGTCGACGGGGATTCGCAGCAGACCGCCAGCAAGTCCTTTACTTTGGCACCCTTGGCCACGCAAGAACTGAGCGTTTCTGTGAAACTGGATAGCGTCAAACTCTGGTGGCCAAAGCAGTGGGGAGACCAACCACTCTATGCTGCCCAACTGACAGCTTCCGTGGGCGGGAAGGTCTCTGATGTTACTGCAAAGAAGAACTTCGGCCTTCGCCAAGTCAGCTCCAAGGTCAATTCGAACTCTGATACCATATTCACTGTGAACGGGAAACCGTtccaagtgtctggtggaggATACTCTCCGGACATGTTCCTCCGATGGGACGCCGCCTACTTCGAGAACGTGGCCAAGTATGTCCTTGATATGGGTATGAATACCATCCGCTTGGAAGGCAAAATGGAACAACCTGAGCTCTACGACATTGCAGACCGTCTTGGTGTTTTCATCATGGCGGGCTGGGAATGCTGTGACAAGTGGGAAGCATGGAGTTACAATGACGAGGGAAGCTCCAAAGCGGTATGGGTCGACAGCGATTACGTTATAGGCAACGCAAGCATGCTACATGAAGCACTCATGATTCAATCGCACCCCAGCGCTCTTGCGTTCCTTGTTGGAAGCGATTTCTGGCCAGATGATAAGGCTACTGCCCTATATCTCAACTCGCTCAAAGCAGCTGACTGGAATGCTGCCATTATCTCCTCTGCCTCCAAGCGCGGGTATCCCAAGGCACTTGGACCGTCGGGCATGAAGATGGACGGCCCATATGATTGGGTTCCCCCTAATTACTGGTTCGACACAACTGGTAGTGAAGACCGCTTGGGTTCTTCATTTGGCTTTGGATCTGAGTTGggttctggtgttggaacCCCTGAACTCGGCAGCTTGAAGAAGTTCTTATCCAAGGCCGACATGGATGACCTGTGGAAATCACCTTCAAAGGGCCTATGGCACATGTCGTCATCAAACGGACAATTTCATAACCGGAAACTCTACAACGCTGCCCTATACGCACGATTTGGTTCTCCTACCTCATTAGATGACTATTTAATGAAAGCTCAGATGATGGACTACGAAGCTACTAGGTCTCAGTATGAAGGCTATTCTGCTATGTGGAACGCTCAACGTCCTGCTACTGGCTTGATCTACTGGATGCTCAATAACGTGTGGCCTGGGTTACACTGGAACCAATTCGATTACTACCTCCATCCCGCTGGGTCATATTTCGGCACAAAGGTAGGGTCAAGAATCGAGCATGCCGCTTTCGACCCCGTCAAAAGCGCAGTGTGGTTGATCAACCACTCGCTCAAGGCTCAGGGTGCAAGAACCGTTGCGGTCGATATAGTAGGTCTTGATGGAAAGGTAGTGTCATCGTCTAAGATGAGTGCCACGACCACGCCAAACACGAGCAAGAACATTGGCACTATTACCGCAATCAAGAGTCCCAAAGCTATCCAGCTTCTGCGGCTAGTGCTGTCGGACGACCAAGGTAAGGTGTTGAGTCGCAACGTGTACTGGGTCGGCACAAGTATCGACACATTGAACTGGGGAGGCTCGGATTGGTACTACACTCCTGTGTCCAAGTATGCCGACTTCAAGCCTCTTAACACTATGGCCAAGGCCACGGTTAGTGGTTCGCCTGCAAAGTCAGGTAATGGGTGGAAGGTCACTCTTGAGAACAAGTCGTCTGTCCCAGCAGTCTTTATACGGCTCAACTTGGTGGACGCAGCTGGGGCCGATGTGGTTCCTGTCAATTGGTCTGACAATTATATTACCTTGTGGCCAAACGAAAAGATCACTTTGGACACCTCCggctctggtgctgctgctgttgaaATTAGTGGGAAGAACGTCGTGAGCAGTAAGGTAGCTTTAGCATAG
- a CDS encoding MFS sugar transporter (similar to Neosartorya fischeri NRRL 181 XP_001263248.1): MGKAYNIGLAIFAAIGSFLFGYDSGVMTDVIASQNFLDFFGTTPTSPTIGAINATFSGGAVFGALFGGVIMDKYGRRRTIGIGALICTVGAVLQAAAYYLAMMLVGRIVAGFAVGLLSMSVPVYQSECAHPKIRGLIVGIAQQMIGVGFIVSTWVGYGSHQMPDSSSFQWRFPLAFQALPSALLCVGMLWLPESPRHLIATDRLEDAMRILRKLHFDGSNNDWIQAEFAEIKMTIDTEKAVTAPGWLIMFRIPQWRRRLMLGTLVQVFTQFTGINVIGYYQTIMYESLGFTGKTKLLVAGIYNCVGPLANLVFITFLIDRIGRKRPLIYGVIAITIALICEGVVNSQNIDGSKHGLSIAGVAFLFSVSIIFSLSFGPVSWTYMSEVMPYQIRGKGCAFATGIGNWLVSTFWAQVSPIALGDLGWKFYFVFVAFNLVVTLPTLIVMFEETKGKSLEEIDLMFGDRALGNLPTDIEKVASKAAAEDTGNHDGVA, from the exons ATGGGCAAAGCTTACAATATTGGTCTTGCGATATTCGCGGCCATTGG GTCTTTTCTGTTCGGTTACGACTCAGGTGTGATGACGGACGTTATCGCATCGCAGAACTTCTTGGACTTCTTTGGCACGACTCCtacatcaccaaccatcGGCGCGATCAATGCTACTTTCAGTGGAGGTGCCGTCTTTGGCGCCCTATTCGGCGGTGTCATTATGGATAAATACGGTCGCCGCAGAACTATTGGCATCGGAGCGTTGATCTGCACGGTAGGTGCTGTCTTACAAGCGGCAGCATACTA CTTAgccatgatgttggtggGCCGAATCGTCGCCGGATTTGCCGTTGGACTCCTATCCATGAGTG TGCCCGTGTATCAGTCCGAGTGCGCTCATCCAAAGATCCGTGGCCTAATCGTTGGAATCGCCCAGCAAATGATTGGAGTTGGCTTCATTGTTTCGACATGGGTCGGCTACGGCTCCCATCAGATGCCCGATTCGTCGTCCTTCCAGTGGCGATTTCCATTAGCATTCCAGGCTTTGCCGTCGGCGCTGCTCTGTGTTGGTATGCTCTGGTTACCAGAATCTCCACGGCATCTTATTGCAACAGATCGTTTGGAGGATGCTATGCGTATCCTGAGAAAGCTTCACTTTGACGGCAGTAACAACGACTGGATTCAAGCTGAATTTGCGGAGATCAAGATGACCATTGATACGGAAAAAGCTGTAACTGCGCCAGGATGGCTCATCATGTTCCGAATTCCTcaatggaggcggcgacTGATGCTGGGCACGCTGGTGCAGGTGTTCACTCAATTCACCGGGATCAATGTCATTGGATATTACCAGACCATCATGTATGAGTCGCTTGGCTTTACCGGAAAGacaaagttgttggtggccgGTATCTACAACTGTGTTGGCCCGCTTGCCA ACCTGGTGTTCATCACATTCCTCATTGACCGTATTGGCCGGAAACGACCGCTTATATACGGTGTTATCGCCATTACTATCGCGTTGATTTGCGAAGGTGTTGTCAATAGCCAAAATATTGACGGGTCTAAACACGGTCTCAGCATTGCTGGCGTGGCCTTCCTCTTCAGTGTTAGCATCATCTTTTCGCTGTCATTCGGACCTGTATCCTGGACATACATGTCAGAAGTGATGCCGTATCAAATCCGCGGCAAGGGCTGTGCATTCGCGACTGGTATTGGCAACTGGCTTGTGAGTACGTTCTGGGCACAAGTCAGCCCGATCGCCCTAGGAGACCTTGGCTGGAAGTTCTACTTTGTCTTCGTTG CTTTCAATCTCGTCGTAACTCTTCCCACGCTTATAGTGATGTTTGAGGAAACCAAGGGCAAGTCTTTAGAAGAAATCGACTTGATGTTTGGGGATAGAGCATTGGGAAATCTACCCACAGACATTGAGAAAGTGGCGTCCAAGGCGGCGGCCGAGGACACCGGCAACCATGACGGGGTCGCCTAG
- a CDS encoding amino acid transporter (similar to Aspergillus flavus NRRL3357 XP_002372191.1), whose translation MAKSPHDPHNMLADEIERSPSQSEGEVLDTEVKTNDAVFGNITDDGPNYRNVGWLGTAALMMKTQIGLGVLSIPSVFDTVGLIPGVILLLVIGTITTWSAYMIGVFKLRHRQVYGIDDAGGLVFGRVGREVFGISFTLLLTFAAAAAMIGISVALNALSTHGACTAVFVVVAAVFGFAFSSIQTLGRISALAWIGVTSIVIAVFTVTVAVGVRGEPAPPTKSFEGPLESNYKLFKNPSFTDALGAITTLIFAYAGTPTFFSIASEMKDPKHYTKALMVCQSGITLAYIVVGVVVYYYCGSYVASPALGSAGPLIKKVAYGIALPGLLVTDLLLLHIAAKSIFVRILRNSRHLASNTVKHWVVWLGSTFAIAVVAYIIASAIPIFGQLIALIGALLGPILCFYPPGFMWMYDNWKRYDGQKQSRWYSGVTASVFVIVTGTFLIVAGTYSAIYTIVNTPGSSQVWSCADNSNST comes from the exons atggccaagtctcCCCACGATCCCCACAACATGCTCGCCGACGAGATCGAGCGGTCTCCCTCACAGTCTGAGGGAGAAGTGTTGGACACAGAGGTCAAGACCAATGATGCTGTCTTTGGTAACATTACAGACGATGGTCCCAACTACCGTAAT GTCGGGTGGTTGGGAACCGCAGCTCTCATGATGAAGACACAAATCGGTCTAGGTGTCCTTTCGATCCCCTCTGTCTTCGATACCGTGGGCCTCATCCCCGGTGTTATCCTCCTTTTGGTGATTGGAACCATCACTACCTGGTCAGCCTACATGATTGGTGTTTTTAAGCTTCGACACCGTCAAGTATATGGCATCGACGACGCTGGCGGCCTGGTTTTCGGCCGCGTTGGTCGCGAAGTTTTTGGCATTTCCTTCACTCTTC TCTTGACCTTTGCTGCCGCCGCGGCCATGATCGGAATCTCGGTTGCCCTGAACGCCCTGTCCACTCATGGCGCGTGTACCGCCGTGTTTGTTGTAGTGGCAGCAGTTTTTGGATTCGCCTTTTCGAGCATCCAAACTCTTGGCAGAATTAGCGCACTGGCATGGATCGGTGTTACCTCCATTGTTATCGCTG TCTTCACCGTGACAGTTGCTGTCGGTGTCCGGGGCGAACCTGCGCCTCCTACTAAGAGCTTCGAAGGACCATTGGAGTCCAACTACAAGCTTTTCAAGAACCCCAGCTTTACCGACGCCTTGGGAGCCATTACCACTCTCATCTTTGCTTATGCCGGTACCCCCACTTTCTTCAGCATCGCGTCCGAGATGAAAGATCCTAAGCACTACACTAAGGCGTTGATGGTGTGCCAAAGCGGTATTACCCTGGCGTACATTGTTGTCGGTGTCGTCGTATACTATTACTGCGGCTCATATGTCGCGTCTCCTGCTCTCGGGTCAGCTGGTCCGTTGATCAAGAAGGTTGCGTACGGCATCGCTCTTCCTGGTCTGTTGGTTACCgaccttcttctcctccac ATTGCTGCCAAATCCATCTTTGTCCGCATCCTCCGTAATTCAAGGCATCTGGCTTCCAACACCGTCAAGCACTGGGTGGTTTGGCTGGGCTCaacctttgccattgccgttgTGGCATACATCATTGCCAGTGCCATCCCTATCTTCGGACAGCTTATTGCACTCATCGGCGCACTTCTCGGCCCAATCTTGTGCTTCTACCCACCCGGTTTCATGTGGATGTACGATAACTGGAAGAGATATGATGGTCAGAAGCAAAGCCGATGGTACTCTGGAGTGACTGCCAGTGTTttcgtcatcgtcactggCACGTTTTTGATTGTCGCAGGCACCTATAGTGCCATCTATACCATTGTTAATACGCCGGGAAGTTCTCAGGTTTGGTCGTGTGCGGATAACTCCAATTCGACTTAA
- a CDS encoding CFEM domain-containing protein yields MARTRSRVNLAICSISLLLLQTVSAGRIPVYPSPTPVLDLSPFPVVTAAPSPDQVNKRLEKRTAIVNSCATGCIASAVTKSTECKLGDTACECEPVNASAVLWGAFSCIESACEALSAVSVICVSVLMHGSTSSVGVVATSSSSGASPTSGGLDGNSGSGNSGSGNSGGGGSSGNNSGNGNSSGSGGSSNTSSNGLSSGAIAGVAIGAAAIVVIAAALVYYFCVQKKRQDKLTAANAASVGLVGDNQPPMGSIPPASNAGGKPPTQVAMSTTPINPNSHPPSTLRTSPYTNTMNTVSPISGRSPPIYPGTTELAAGGWQQQHQVEVNGVYSPQSAQTLVGPNAPQG; encoded by the exons ATGGCGAGAACTAGATCGAGAGTCAACTTGGCAATTTGTTCCATATCGCTTCTACTACTCCAAACAGTTTCCGCTGGTCGAATACCAGTATACCCGTCCCCGACCCCCGTGTTGGATTTGAGTCCGTTCCCAGTCGTCACGGCCGCGCCTTCGCCCGATCAGGTCAACAAACGCCTCGAAAAGCGCACGGCGATCGTCAACTCTTGTGCGACAGGATGTATTGCCAGTGCCGTGACGAAATCCACAGAATGCAAGCTTGGTGATACGGCCTGCGAATGTGAGCCTGTGAATGCCAGTGCTGTCCTATGGGGGGCATTTAGTTGTATCGAGTCTGCTTGTG AGGCACTCTCCGCGGTAAGCGTCATTTGCGTGAGCGTCTTAATGCATGGAAGCACATCGTCGGTAGGGGTCGTGGCcacatcgtcgtcatcgggTGCTTCACCGACCAGTGGCGGTCTCGATGGGAACTCTGGTAGTGGAAATTCTGGAAGTGGAAATTCGGGTGGAGGTGGAAGTTCTGGCAACAACTCCGGTAATGGAAACTCATCTGGCTCAGGAGGATCATCAAACACGTCATCCAATGGTCTCTCTTCTGGCGCCATCGCGGGCGTGGCCATTGGAGCTGCTGCAATCGTCGTCATTGCTGCCGCTCTGGTGTATTACTTTTGCGTTCAAAAGAAGCGCCAGGACAAACTAACGGCCGCCAACGCAGCTTCCGTAGGTTTGGTTGGTGATAATCAGCCGCCAATGGGCTCAATACCTCCAGCGTCAAACGCAGGCGGCAAACCTCCTACACAAGTTGCAATGTCAACAACTCCGATTAATCCTAACAGTCATCCTCCAAGTACCTTGAGGACATCGCCGTACACGAATACAATGAATACCGTCAGTCCGATATCTGGCAGGTCTCCACCGATATATCCAGGCACAACGGAATTGGCTGCAGGTGGttggcagcaacagcatcaagttGAGGTTAACGGTGTATACTCTCCGCAAAGCGCCCAGACACTAGTAGGACCGAACGCTCCACAAGGATAA
- a CDS encoding Ferritin/ribonucleotide reductase-like protein (similar to Cordyceps militaris CM01 XP_006670232.1), with protein sequence MFFSRATALVAIAGLTAAGPIQKRDGINDGVILNYALTLEHLEDTFYRQGLEKFTEQDFAAAGFDSSFYGNLKKVSSDESEHVGFLTKALKAAGVTPVAACTYDFGYKDVKTFLATASILEGVGVSAYLGAAADIMSKTYLTAAGSILTVEARHSSYIRAGLKEAPFPQPFDAPLSINEVYSLASQFITSCPKENPALPVKAFPKLALDPKTAMPVKTGATVTLQTPGYTLKAPQGSTQVYAAFIAVTGPTFVPATPVDGGYSVKIPEGFAGQTYVVLTGCNKSVTDDTVGAGPAIIEISS encoded by the exons ATGTTTTTCTCTCGTGCTACAGCTCTCGTTGCCATCGCAGGCCTCACCGCAGCCGGCCCTATTCAGAAACGTGATGGCATCAACGATG GCGTCATTCTCAACTACGCTTTGACTCTGGAGCATCTCGAAGACACCTTCTACCGCCAAGGGCTAGAGAAGTTCACAGAGCAGGactttgccgctgctggcTTCGATTCCTCCTTCTACGGCAACCTCAAGAAGGTTTCATCTGATGAATCAGAGCACGTTGGCTTTTTGACCAAAGCGCTAAAGG CTGCTGGTGTTACCCCCGTCGCCGCATGCACATACGACTTTGGCTACAAAGATGTCAAAACCTTCCTTGCCACCGCTTCCATTCTCGAAGGTGTTGGCGTCTCTGCCTACCTCGGCGCTGCTGCCGATATCATGAGCAAGACATATCTCACCGCGGCCGGTTCCATTCTGACTGTCGAGGCGAGACACTCGTCATACATCCGAGCTGGACTGAAGGAAGCTCCATTCCCTCAACCTTTTGATGCCCCTCTATCAATCAACGAAGTCTATTCTCTTGCTTCGCAATTCATCACGTCTTGCCCCAAGGAGAACCCTGCTCTTCCCGTCAAGGCATTCCCCAAGTTGGCCCTCGACCCCAAGACTGCCATGCCCGTCAAGACAGGAGCAACCGTCActctccagactcca GGCTACACCCTCAAAGCTCCCCAGGGCTCTACCCAAGTCTACGCCGCTTTCATCGCCGTCACCGGACCAACATTCGTTCCTGCCACGCCCGTTGACGGAGGTTACTCTGTCAAGATTCCTGAGGGTTTTGCCGGCCAGACTTACGTCGTTCTTACTGGCTGCAACAAGAGCGTCACTGATGACACTGTCGGTGCTGGGCCTGCGATCATTGAG ATCTCGAGCTAG